The proteins below come from a single Papaver somniferum cultivar HN1 chromosome 11, ASM357369v1, whole genome shotgun sequence genomic window:
- the LOC113323330 gene encoding small RNA-binding protein 11, chloroplastic-like: MLRNKILKIKVARTALSALMAPFRGVSRIIRQHAPSNPCFQRLLSCQLTCSRGIASKLFIKGLSFHTTEEALSEAFSKYGQVVEAKIVMDRVSDRSKGFGFVTFASSEEAKNATSGMNGKVLDGRAIFVDNANSVRTVQSIH, from the exons ATGCTCAGAAACAAAATCCTGAAAATAAAAGTTGCGAGAACTGCCCTAAGCGCTCTAATGGCGCCTTTCAGAGGAGTTTCGCGTATCATTCGACAACATGCACCGTCAAACCCTTGTTTTCAACGCCTCCTCTCATGTCAGCTCACCTGTTCCAGAGGAATCGCTTCTAAGCTTTTCATCAAAG GCTTATCATTCCATACAACCGAGGAGGCCCTGTCAGAAGCCTTTTCAAAATATGGCCAAGTAGTTGAAG CTAAAATAGTAATGGATAGAGTTTCAGATAGGTCGAAAGGTTTCGGGTTTGTTACATTTGCATCATCGGAGGAAGCCAAGAATGCCACATCAGGAATGAACGGGAAG GTACTGGACGGACGTGCTATTTTTGTGGACAATGCAAACTCTGTCAGAACAG TGCAATCAATTCATTAA